The following proteins are encoded in a genomic region of Hippocampus zosterae strain Florida chromosome 2, ASM2543408v3, whole genome shotgun sequence:
- the stk35 gene encoding serine/threonine-protein kinase 35 produces the protein MDVCDGKKKRKISGGGNSRRNVAGKAKREPAKVLRSLTVEDNNKYREPMEEEDDDDCFSISFLRTVRPEPAVQAPLSVPPRYTLIREVGRGSYGVVYEAIARKTGARLAVKRLQCDAPENVELALAEFWALTSLENRHQNVVQLEECVLQRNGLAQKMSHGNKRSKQYLRLVETSLKGERIIGQPSEPCYLWFVMEFCEGGDLNQYVLSRRPDPQTNRSFMRQLTSAVAFLHRNNIVHRDLKPDNILITQKSGSPVLKVADFGLSKVCAAVNSKNAEELPAADVGSRGSNQNNIVNLNKLWLSSACGSDFYMAPEVWEGHYTAKADIFALGIIIWAMIERITFIDAESKRELLGTYVRHGSEIVPVGEALLENPKMVLHIPQKARSSMSEEVKKLLQEMLAFNPQERPDACQLEVLMDRVTCAA, from the exons ATGGATGTTTGCGACgggaaaaagaagagaaagataAGCGGCGGCGGCAATTCCAGGCGAAATGTGGCCGGGAAGGCGAAAAGAGAGCCGGCTAAAGTCCTCCGCTCCCTCACGGTGGAGGACAATAACAAATACCGGGAGCCcatggaggaagaggacgacgacgactgCTTCTCCATTAGCTTCCTCCGGACAGTTCGACCAGAGCCTGCCGTGCAGGCACCTCTGTCGGTGCCACCGAGATACACTCTGATCCGGGAGGTGGGTCGGGGTAGCTACGGTGTGGTGTACGAGGCCATAGCCCGGAAAACTGGAGCCAGGCTGGCCGTTAAAAGGCTCCAGTGCGACGCGCCGGAGAATGTGGAGTTGGCTTTGGCCGAGTTCTGGGCCCTGACCAGCCTGGAGAACCGACACCAGAATGTTGTGCAACTGGAGGAGTGTGTCCTACAGAGGAATGGCTTGGCCCAGAAGATGAGCCATGGCAACAAGAGGTCCAAACAATACCTGAGGCTGGTGGAGACCTCACTGAAAG GGGAACGCATTATAGGTCAGCCGTCGGAACCGTGCTACCTCTGGTTTGTCATGGAGTTTTGTGAAGGTGGTGACCTCAATCAGTACGTCCTGTCTCGTCGACCGGATCCCCAGACCAACAGGAGTTTTATGCGCCAGTTGACAAGTGCTGTGGCTTTCCTGCACCGGAACAACATTGTTCACAGGGATCTGAAGCCAGATAACATTTTAATCACACAGAAATCCGGTTCACCGGTTCTTAAAGTAGCTGACTTTGGCTTGAGTAAGGTTTGCGCGGCTGTGAATTCGAAGAACGCCGAGGAGTTGCCCGCTGCAGATGTTGGCAGCAGAGGGAGCAACCAGAACAACATTGTCAACCTCAACAAGTTATGGTTGTCCTCTGCGTGCGGGTCAGACTTCTACATGGCCCCCGAGGTATGGGAGGGCCACTACACGGCTAAGGCGGATATCTTTGCCTTAGGCATCATCATCTGGGCAATGATTGAACGGATCACGTTCATTGACGCCGAGTCCAAACGGGAGCTGCTGGGCACCTACGTGCGACATGGCTCAGAGATTGTGCCTGTTGGCGAGGCCTTGTTGGAGAACCCCAAGATGGTCCTCCACATTCCTCAGAAAGCCAGGAGCTCCATGTCAGAAGAGGTGAAGAAACTCCTCCAGGAAATGCTTGCGTTCAACCCTCAGGAGCGACCCGACGCCTGTCAGCTGGAGGTGCTGATGGACCGGGTCACGTGTGCCGCGTGA